The proteins below are encoded in one region of Roseomonas marmotae:
- the nikR gene encoding nickel-responsive transcriptional regulator NikR: MQRITISMDDDLAGELDTHMRLSGTSSRSEAIRDLVRRGLSSRAAGPAGAHCFGVVSCAIDQSVRSLAARVPQGRLERHDQTVSALSVPLDHTTSIDVTVMRGHVADISSYAEALFLERGVMHGALSLIPVAESAVHHRHGPGAAHEHTHPRIKSGF; the protein is encoded by the coding sequence ATGCAGCGGATAACGATATCCATGGACGATGACCTGGCCGGGGAGCTGGACACACATATGCGGTTATCCGGTACCTCCAGCCGCTCCGAGGCGATCCGCGATCTGGTCCGGCGCGGCCTGTCCTCCCGTGCGGCGGGCCCGGCCGGGGCTCACTGCTTCGGTGTCGTGAGCTGCGCCATCGATCAATCGGTCCGCAGCCTCGCCGCGCGTGTGCCGCAAGGGCGGCTGGAGCGCCACGACCAGACGGTTTCGGCGCTCTCTGTTCCGCTGGATCATACGACGTCGATCGACGTCACCGTCATGCGCGGCCATGTCGCCGATATCTCCTCCTATGCCGAAGCACTCTTCCTGGAGCGTGGCGTCATGCACGGCGCCCTGAGCCTCATTCCGGTGGCGGAGAGCGCCGTCCACCACCGCCATGGGCCTGGGGCAGCGCATGAACACACGCATCCACGGATCAAAAGCGGGTTCTAG
- a CDS encoding DUF4198 domain-containing protein: MLGLLASPILASPSQAHFQEIIPSSDVLPEGGAVTVDMVFTHPVEGGPVMDMARPAQAGVLLAGRKTDMTDRLVMKVAGGKSAWSFTHDLPEPGAAIFYVAPRPYWEAAEGKYIVHYAKVIVDSYASGEGWDALVGLPVEIRPLTRPTGLWTGNLFSGVVLKGGKPVPSAEIEVEFINDGTVKTPNDAFVTQVVKADANGTFTYAMPRAGWWGFAALLEGDEPMTSPEGKQAPVENGALIWVKATDMGGK, translated from the coding sequence GTGCTTGGGCTCTTGGCATCGCCGATTTTGGCTTCACCTTCGCAGGCACATTTCCAGGAGATCATCCCTTCCTCGGATGTTCTTCCCGAAGGTGGCGCCGTGACCGTGGACATGGTGTTCACCCACCCGGTCGAAGGCGGCCCCGTGATGGACATGGCCAGGCCCGCCCAGGCGGGCGTCCTGCTGGCCGGCAGGAAGACCGACATGACGGACCGTCTCGTCATGAAGGTGGCCGGCGGCAAGAGCGCCTGGAGCTTCACCCATGATCTGCCCGAACCGGGGGCCGCGATCTTCTACGTGGCGCCAAGGCCCTACTGGGAAGCGGCGGAGGGAAAATACATCGTCCATTATGCCAAGGTGATCGTCGACAGCTACGCTTCCGGCGAAGGCTGGGACGCGCTGGTCGGACTGCCGGTGGAAATCCGTCCGTTGACCCGGCCGACCGGTCTGTGGACGGGCAATCTGTTCTCGGGCGTCGTGCTGAAGGGCGGCAAGCCTGTTCCCTCTGCCGAGATCGAGGTGGAGTTCATCAATGACGGCACGGTGAAGACGCCGAATGATGCCTTCGTCACCCAGGTCGTGAAGGCCGATGCCAACGGCACCTTCACCTACGCCATGCCGCGCGCGGGATGGTGGGGCTTCGCGGCGCTGCTGGAGGGTGACGAGCCGATGACCTCGCCCGAGGGCAAACAGGCGCCGGTCGAGAATGGCGCGCTGATCTGGGTGAAGGCCACCGACATGGGCGGGAAGTAG
- the cbiM gene encoding cobalt transporter CbiM — MAHIPDGILSAPVLIGGGVAAAAGVALGLKRLDDRLIPRAAILAAALFAGSLIAIPVGPSSVHLLLSGLMGIMLGTAIFPAVLVALLLQALLFGFGGLTTLGVNTVNIALPGLLAGMVLGPLIRSTGSPGLRLLAGMLTGMLPVIGTGALVALALWLSSSDYTPVASVVAATYLPLAIGEAFVTAAAVAFLARVQPDAMRPVAP, encoded by the coding sequence ATGGCACATATCCCGGACGGCATCCTTTCCGCGCCGGTCCTGATTGGCGGCGGGGTGGCCGCGGCCGCCGGGGTGGCGCTCGGGCTGAAGCGGCTCGATGACCGGTTGATTCCGCGCGCGGCGATCCTGGCTGCGGCTCTGTTCGCCGGGTCGCTGATCGCCATCCCCGTCGGTCCGTCCAGCGTGCACCTGCTGTTGTCGGGCCTGATGGGAATCATGCTGGGCACGGCCATCTTTCCCGCCGTGCTCGTCGCGCTGCTGCTCCAGGCGCTGCTCTTCGGGTTCGGCGGGCTGACGACGCTGGGCGTCAATACCGTGAACATCGCGCTTCCCGGCCTGCTGGCAGGCATGGTCCTGGGGCCGTTGATCCGCTCGACCGGGAGCCCCGGGCTGCGCCTCCTGGCCGGAATGCTGACGGGGATGCTGCCGGTGATCGGGACAGGGGCCCTGGTCGCGCTGGCGCTGTGGCTGTCATCGAGCGACTACACGCCGGTCGCCAGCGTCGTGGCCGCCACCTACCTGCCGCTCGCCATCGGCGAGGCTTTCGTCACGGCGGCGGCCGTCGCCTTCCTGGCCCGCGTCCAGCCGGATGCCATGAGGCCCGTCGCCCCGTGA
- the cbiQ gene encoding cobalt ECF transporter T component CbiQ, with protein sequence MTWPRDLRLRIVAAFAVVGCLSQLRSLPVAAGAFAAVMVFAWLHRSGQPSWRRLLHLEGFLLLLFVTLPFSVAGPPLFSLGPFAASLEGVSRAALIACKVSASVLVIVTMLREDEPVRLGAALRGLHVPEPAVRLFMLTARYLGLIRGEAQRLHDAMRMRGFRPGGNRHTWRSYGNLLGMLLVRALARAQRVEEAMLCRGYDGRFPRVAQPPPAAGDWMGFTLILAFGIAVILTDRL encoded by the coding sequence ATGACATGGCCGCGGGATCTGCGCCTGAGGATCGTCGCGGCCTTCGCGGTGGTCGGCTGCCTCTCGCAGCTCAGGTCGCTGCCCGTCGCGGCCGGCGCGTTCGCGGCCGTCATGGTCTTCGCCTGGCTGCACCGGTCCGGCCAGCCTTCCTGGCGCCGGCTGCTGCACCTGGAGGGCTTCCTGCTGCTGCTGTTCGTGACGCTTCCCTTCAGCGTCGCGGGGCCGCCGCTCTTCAGCCTCGGCCCCTTCGCCGCGAGCCTCGAAGGCGTGTCGCGGGCGGCGCTCATCGCCTGCAAGGTCTCGGCCTCCGTGCTGGTCATTGTGACGATGCTGCGCGAGGACGAGCCGGTCCGGCTGGGGGCGGCCCTGCGCGGCCTCCATGTGCCGGAGCCAGCCGTGCGGCTTTTCATGCTGACCGCGCGCTACCTCGGCCTGATCCGTGGCGAGGCGCAGCGCCTGCATGACGCGATGCGGATGCGCGGCTTCCGGCCGGGCGGGAACCGGCATACCTGGCGCAGCTACGGCAACCTGCTCGGCATGCTGCTGGTCCGCGCGCTCGCCCGCGCGCAGAGGGTCGAGGAGGCGATGTTGTGCCGTGGCTATGACGGGCGCTTCCCCCGTGTCGCGCAGCCTCCTCCGGCTGCCGGGGACTGGATGGGCTTCACCCTCATCCTCGCCTTCGGCATCGCCGTCATCCTGACGGACCGGCTATGA
- a CDS encoding energy-coupling factor ABC transporter ATP-binding protein, whose amino-acid sequence MSELLALEDVSVSRDGARVLSHASLSLSSGERLAIIGPNGAGKTTLLRTLMGLERGVEGRVRLFGTECRDEHGFRSLRPRIGYLFQDSDDQLFCPTVIEDVAFGPLNLGCTQAEALGRAADVLARLGIGALAPRISHRLSGGEKRLVCLAGLLAMKPEVLILDEPTNGVDTENGHRLRAALRGFPGAMLLVSHDDGFIAELATRAMAIRDGMLFPAAIHAHRHLHSHPHIHPA is encoded by the coding sequence ATGAGCGAGCTTCTGGCCCTTGAGGATGTGAGCGTGAGCCGGGACGGCGCAAGGGTGCTCAGCCATGCGAGCCTCAGCCTCTCATCGGGGGAGCGGCTGGCGATCATCGGCCCGAACGGGGCGGGCAAGACGACATTGCTGCGGACGCTCATGGGCCTGGAGCGCGGCGTCGAGGGGCGAGTCCGGCTGTTCGGGACGGAATGCCGCGACGAGCACGGCTTCCGTTCCCTGCGCCCGCGCATCGGCTACCTCTTCCAGGACAGCGACGACCAGCTCTTCTGCCCGACCGTGATCGAGGATGTCGCCTTCGGCCCGCTGAATCTCGGCTGCACGCAGGCGGAGGCGCTCGGCCGGGCCGCGGATGTCCTGGCCCGGCTCGGCATCGGCGCGCTCGCGCCGCGCATCAGCCACCGGTTGTCGGGCGGCGAGAAGCGCCTGGTCTGCCTCGCCGGCCTGCTGGCGATGAAGCCCGAGGTGCTGATCCTCGACGAGCCCACCAACGGCGTCGACACCGAGAACGGCCACCGGCTGCGCGCGGCGCTGCGCGGCTTTCCCGGCGCCATGCTGCTGGTGTCGCATGACGACGGCTTCATCGCGGAGCTGGCGACGCGGGCGATGGCGATCCGCGATGGCATGCTCTTCCCCGCCGCCATTCACGCGCACCGGCATCTGCACAGCCACCCGCATATCCATCCCGCCTAG
- a CDS encoding xanthine dehydrogenase family protein molybdopterin-binding subunit codes for MPESIPHARQGASIGQPITRRDGPLKVTGQARYAADNNPPGLLHAVLAVSSIARGRVAALDLAAASAHPGVVAVMTPDNRPALAQDPDEKTSPLAFRLDLLQNDRVRYAGQPIAVVIAETLEAATEGATLLAPRYEAEPVRTGLDGDGAFIPAAIGPGMPAEARHGDVEAGLAAAGTRIEATYETPAQYHNAMEPHATVAAWDGDRLSLDTPSQGLIWAQERIAGLFGIPPGNIEIRSPFLGGGFGSKGLMSGPQVLGILAARLAGRPVKLVLRREQMYGPVGHRGPTRQTLRLGTDRQGALTAIHHHVRTASSRFDDFFEPAGQPTHTLYASPAIATTTEAVRLDTGTPNFMRAPGEASGSIALESAIDEMAQALGMDPLEFRLRNYAEVEPISGKPFSSKALRECYAQGAARFGWQGRPLAPRQMRDENGLLVGWGMGTATFPAIMFQGQARVVLRRDGSGLAETGAHDMGQGAWTALAQIAADSLGLEIGQLEFRAGNSSQPDAGIAGGSAQTATAGTALRAAGEDAVAKLAALAMEDSRSPLFGAGNAGVLARGGRLLRRDDESRGESYADILARAGLEEIEGRGSGAMDPAVQEHYATHAHGAVFAEVKVDPDLGQIRATRLVGAFAAGTIINPRLVRSQYYGGMIWGISFALHEQAVPDRRSGRVMNANLAEYHVPVNADIPSLEAILVEEHDPHVNALGIKGVGEIGITGSAGAVANAVWHATGIRARRFPIAMEALMGMPS; via the coding sequence ATGCCTGAGAGCATCCCCCATGCCCGGCAGGGCGCCAGTATCGGTCAGCCCATCACGCGCCGCGACGGCCCGCTGAAGGTCACCGGCCAGGCCCGCTACGCCGCCGACAACAACCCGCCCGGCCTGCTGCATGCCGTGCTGGCCGTCAGCAGCATCGCCCGTGGGCGCGTGGCCGCGCTCGACCTCGCCGCCGCCAGCGCGCATCCCGGCGTGGTCGCGGTGATGACCCCGGACAACCGGCCCGCGCTGGCGCAGGACCCGGACGAGAAGACAAGCCCTTTGGCCTTCCGGCTCGACCTGCTGCAGAACGACCGGGTGCGCTACGCGGGGCAGCCCATCGCCGTCGTGATCGCCGAGACGCTGGAAGCGGCGACCGAGGGCGCCACGCTGCTCGCGCCGCGCTACGAGGCCGAGCCGGTCCGCACCGGGCTGGACGGCGACGGGGCCTTCATCCCGGCCGCTATCGGCCCCGGCATGCCGGCGGAGGCACGGCACGGCGATGTCGAGGCCGGACTGGCCGCGGCCGGCACCAGGATCGAGGCGACCTACGAGACCCCCGCGCAGTATCACAACGCCATGGAGCCGCATGCCACCGTCGCGGCCTGGGATGGTGACCGCCTCTCCCTGGACACGCCCAGCCAGGGCCTCATCTGGGCGCAGGAGCGGATCGCCGGGCTCTTCGGCATCCCGCCCGGGAATATCGAGATCCGCAGCCCCTTCCTCGGCGGCGGCTTCGGCTCCAAGGGCCTGATGTCCGGACCGCAGGTTCTCGGCATCCTGGCGGCCCGCCTGGCCGGCCGCCCCGTGAAGCTGGTCCTGCGCCGCGAGCAGATGTACGGCCCGGTGGGGCACCGGGGGCCGACGCGGCAGACGCTGCGCCTCGGCACCGACCGGCAGGGGGCGCTGACCGCCATCCATCATCATGTCCGCACGGCCAGCAGCCGCTTCGACGACTTCTTCGAGCCCGCCGGCCAGCCCACGCACACCCTCTATGCCAGCCCCGCCATCGCCACGACCACCGAGGCGGTGCGGCTGGATACGGGCACCCCGAACTTCATGCGGGCCCCGGGTGAGGCGAGCGGCAGCATCGCGCTGGAGAGCGCGATCGACGAGATGGCGCAGGCCCTCGGCATGGACCCGCTGGAGTTCCGCCTGAGGAACTACGCGGAGGTGGAGCCGATCTCCGGCAAGCCCTTCTCCTCCAAGGCGCTGCGGGAATGCTATGCCCAGGGCGCGGCGCGCTTCGGCTGGCAGGGCCGTCCCCTCGCGCCGCGGCAGATGCGGGACGAGAACGGGCTGCTGGTGGGCTGGGGCATGGGCACGGCCACCTTCCCCGCCATCATGTTCCAGGGCCAGGCAAGGGTCGTGCTGCGGCGGGACGGCAGCGGCCTGGCGGAGACCGGCGCGCATGACATGGGCCAGGGCGCCTGGACCGCGCTCGCCCAGATCGCGGCGGACAGCCTGGGGCTGGAGATCGGCCAACTGGAGTTCCGCGCCGGCAACTCCAGCCAGCCGGATGCCGGCATCGCCGGCGGATCAGCCCAGACCGCGACGGCCGGCACCGCCCTGCGCGCCGCCGGCGAGGATGCCGTCGCGAAGCTGGCCGCACTGGCGATGGAGGACAGCCGCTCCCCCCTCTTCGGCGCCGGCAATGCCGGTGTCCTGGCGCGCGGCGGCCGGCTGCTGCGGCGCGACGACGAAAGCCGGGGCGAAAGCTATGCCGACATCCTGGCCCGGGCCGGGCTGGAGGAGATCGAGGGGCGCGGCAGCGGCGCCATGGACCCCGCCGTGCAGGAGCACTACGCGACCCATGCCCATGGCGCGGTCTTCGCCGAGGTGAAGGTCGATCCCGACCTCGGCCAGATCCGGGCGACGCGCCTGGTGGGTGCCTTCGCGGCCGGCACCATCATCAACCCGCGCCTGGTCCGCAGCCAGTATTACGGCGGCATGATCTGGGGCATCTCCTTCGCGCTGCACGAGCAGGCCGTGCCGGACCGGCGCTCGGGCCGGGTGATGAACGCCAACCTCGCCGAGTATCATGTGCCCGTGAACGCCGACATCCCTTCCCTCGAAGCCATCCTGGTGGAGGAACACGACCCGCATGTGAATGCGCTGGGTATCAAGGGCGTGGGCGAGATCGGCATCACCGGTTCGGCGGGCGCGGTGGCCAATGCGGTCTGGCACGCGACGGGCATCCGCGCGCGCCGCTTCCCGATCGCCATGGAGGCGCTGATGGGCATGCCATCCTGA
- a CDS encoding FAD binding domain-containing protein, whose amino-acid sequence MNRFDYVRPSTVAEAVAAAALPGSAYLAAGTNLLDLMKGGILRPARLVDVSRLPGLDRIEAMPDGGLRIGARVRNADLAHDPSFSRRFPAVAEALLSGASAQLRNAATAAGNLLQRTRCAYFYDPASACNKRDPGAGCDAREGENRLHAVLGWSEHCIATHPSDFCVPLAALGAVVEIEGQAGRREVALEDFHLLPGETPERESILASGELVLGLRLPAGADGFAAHARYVKLRERTSYAFAVVSAAACLRMRDGVIEEARLALGGVAAKPWRAHAAEAVLAGARPDAAAFRQAAEAALADARPSGDNGFKIELARRIVARALALAAAGTQERLPALPASPFAPIPGGPLHA is encoded by the coding sequence CGCGGAAGCCGTCGCAGCCGCCGCCCTGCCGGGCAGCGCCTATCTGGCCGCCGGCACCAACCTGCTGGACCTGATGAAGGGCGGCATCCTCCGGCCCGCGCGGCTGGTCGATGTCAGCCGCCTGCCCGGCCTCGACCGGATCGAGGCGATGCCGGATGGCGGACTCCGCATCGGCGCGCGCGTCCGCAATGCCGACCTCGCGCACGACCCCTCCTTCAGCCGGCGCTTCCCGGCGGTGGCCGAGGCGCTGCTCTCCGGCGCCTCCGCGCAGCTCCGCAACGCCGCGACCGCCGCCGGCAATCTGCTGCAACGCACGCGCTGCGCCTATTTCTACGACCCCGCCAGCGCCTGCAACAAACGCGACCCCGGCGCCGGCTGCGACGCGCGGGAGGGCGAGAACCGCCTGCATGCCGTGCTGGGCTGGAGCGAGCACTGCATCGCCACCCATCCCTCCGATTTCTGCGTCCCTCTCGCCGCCCTCGGCGCCGTCGTGGAGATCGAGGGCCAGGCCGGGCGGAGGGAGGTGGCGCTGGAGGATTTCCACCTGCTGCCCGGAGAGACGCCGGAGCGGGAGAGCATCCTCGCCTCCGGTGAACTGGTCCTCGGCCTCCGCCTTCCAGCCGGGGCGGATGGCTTCGCCGCGCATGCCCGCTACGTCAAGCTGCGCGAGCGCACCTCCTACGCCTTCGCCGTCGTCTCCGCCGCCGCCTGCCTGCGGATGCGGGACGGCGTGATCGAAGAGGCGCGGCTCGCGCTCGGCGGCGTCGCCGCGAAGCCCTGGCGCGCCCATGCCGCCGAGGCCGTGCTGGCCGGTGCCCGGCCCGATGCGGCGGCCTTCCGCCAGGCGGCGGAGGCCGCGCTCGCGGATGCGAGGCCCTCCGGCGACAATGGCTTCAAGATCGAGCTGGCACGCCGCATCGTCGCCCGCGCGCTGGCCCTGGCCGCCGCCGGGACGCAAGAGCGCCTGCCCGCCCTTCCCGCCTCCCCCTTCGCCCCCATTCCCGGAGGCCCGCTCCATGCCTGA